The Aequorivita sublithincola DSM 14238 genome window below encodes:
- the rplU gene encoding 50S ribosomal protein L21, translated as MYAIVEIAGQQVKVAKDQKVFVNRLPVEEGKTVSFDNVLLIGDGDKITIGAPAIDGAQIGAKVVKHLKGDKVIVFKKKRRKGFRKKNGHRQYLSEIVIESIVASGATPAKKEEAKKAAPKKETKPAAPKAEPKKETATKAEAKPETKKAAPSNKEVEVSENLVTRAEHRAEDAHVEINIDKVLHSIGTALKSDADDLKLINGIGPVYEEKLNELGIYTFEQISKLKAADREELSAIDGITRDKIEGDEWVKQAKELLKNK; from the coding sequence ATGTACGCAATTGTAGAGATAGCAGGGCAGCAAGTAAAAGTTGCAAAAGACCAAAAGGTTTTTGTTAATCGTTTGCCAGTTGAAGAAGGTAAAACAGTGTCTTTTGACAATGTACTTCTTATTGGTGACGGAGACAAAATAACCATCGGCGCCCCAGCTATAGACGGAGCTCAAATAGGAGCAAAAGTCGTAAAACACCTTAAAGGTGACAAGGTTATTGTATTCAAAAAGAAAAGAAGAAAAGGTTTCCGTAAGAAAAACGGTCACCGTCAGTATCTTTCTGAAATCGTAATCGAGAGCATTGTAGCTTCAGGAGCTACACCTGCCAAAAAGGAAGAAGCTAAAAAAGCTGCTCCAAAAAAGGAAACTAAACCAGCCGCTCCAAAAGCAGAGCCTAAAAAGGAAACTGCTACAAAAGCCGAAGCTAAGCCAGAAACCAAAAAAGCTGCTCCTTCCAACAAAGAAGTTGAAGTTAGCGAAAACTTGGTAACACGTGCAGAGCACCGCGCTGAAGATGCTCATGTTGAAATCAACATCGATAAAGTACTTCACAGCATTGGAACTGCTTTAAAATCTGATGCCGACGATCTTAAATTGATCAACGGAATTGGTCCAGTTTACGAAGAAAAATTGAACGAACTTGGTATTTATACCTTCGAGCAAATCAGTAAACTTAAAGCTGCAGACCGTGAAGAACTTTCTGCTATTGACGGGATTACCCGCGATAAGATTGAAGGCGACGAGTGGGTAAAACAGGCTAAAGAATTGTTGAAAAACAAATAA
- a CDS encoding DUF4199 domain-containing protein: protein MFKVYSRYGVWIAIVLIAYFLLLKLIGLHQYPAFSVLNGLIYGAGIYLALKKYRDGKSKFKFEKGFEVGLLSGGIATLIFTIFMAVYMYQIDTELATSIMERWNLQYALGTLMLLLTVLIMGFVTTLVLTLSFMQLLKKSWNTKDGNRNTLK from the coding sequence ATGTTCAAAGTATATTCGCGTTACGGAGTTTGGATTGCAATTGTTCTTATTGCCTATTTTCTTCTATTAAAATTAATCGGACTTCATCAATATCCAGCATTTAGTGTATTAAATGGATTAATTTATGGAGCCGGAATCTACTTGGCACTAAAAAAATATAGAGACGGAAAAAGTAAGTTTAAGTTTGAAAAGGGATTTGAAGTAGGCCTGCTTTCTGGAGGTATTGCAACGCTGATATTCACCATTTTTATGGCAGTTTATATGTACCAAATAGACACCGAACTTGCAACCTCAATCATGGAAAGATGGAATCTTCAATATGCTCTGGGCACACTTATGTTGCTCTTAACCGTTTTAATTATGGGTTTCGTAACGACTTTAGTTTTGACGCTCTCTTTTATGCAACTTCTCAAGAAATCCTGGAACACTAAGGACGGAAATCGAAACACACTGAAATAA
- the gldD gene encoding gliding motility lipoprotein GldD encodes MKINSFIFLLLSSLFILASCEDDVLVKPSAMLRLDYPKPEYREINTDCPYSFSINTNAKITHQKNCGISINYPNMKATLYLSYQKVRNNNIDSLLRDAQKLVDEHNRKANSIPEQPFINPDHKVYGMFYMINGNAASQAEFYATDSINHFLNGALYFDAKPNFDSIYPAVVYLREDIRKLMETITWK; translated from the coding sequence TTGAAAATAAATAGTTTCATTTTTCTTTTGCTTTCAAGCCTTTTCATCCTTGCTTCTTGTGAAGATGATGTTTTGGTAAAACCGTCTGCTATGCTTCGTTTGGACTATCCAAAACCTGAATATAGAGAAATAAATACGGATTGTCCCTATTCCTTTTCAATAAACACAAACGCGAAAATTACCCATCAAAAGAACTGCGGCATTAGCATTAATTACCCAAATATGAAGGCAACTTTATATTTATCCTATCAAAAAGTTCGAAACAACAATATTGATTCGTTATTAAGAGATGCTCAGAAATTGGTGGATGAGCACAACAGAAAAGCAAACAGTATTCCCGAGCAACCTTTTATAAATCCGGACCATAAAGTGTATGGAATGTTTTATATGATAAACGGAAATGCTGCCAGCCAAGCAGAGTTTTATGCAACGGATAGCATCAATCACTTCCTGAACGGCGCGTTGTATTTTGATGCTAAACCTAACTTCGACTCCATCTATCCAGCGGTGGTTTATCTGCGTGAAGACATCCGCAAATTGATGGAAACCATTACATGGAAATAA
- a CDS encoding gliding motility-associated protein GldE, whose amino-acid sequence MDTEPPGLLFFFSVLDFSEITSCVLLIVLLACSALISGAEVAFFSLTPSDFETNQEKAIIKKLGIVESLLGRPKKLLATILVANNFINIAIVLIFDSLSDVFFAGIQSNFYGIDVRFIVEVGVVTFFILLFGEILPKIYANRNRVSFAVFMAQPLNVLDTLLSPISLPMRSATIYLHDRYGKQKSNISVDHLSQALELSNQDTTFEEQKILQGIVTFGNTDTKQVMKNRMDIFALNEDQSFKEILPEIIQRGYSRIPVYKDNIDNITGILYVKDLIPYTDRKILDWKTLQRKAYFVPENKKLDDLLNEFKEMKMHLAIVVDEYGGTSGLISLEDIIEEIVGEISDEFDDEDLIFSKLDDNTFVFEGKTPLKDFYKVIKPEDPEIFEDEKGEAETLAGFLLEISKGFPKKNEVISFHNYAFTIEAFEGKRIKQIKLTIENK is encoded by the coding sequence TTGGACACAGAACCCCCTGGTTTATTATTCTTTTTTAGCGTTTTGGATTTTTCCGAAATAACTAGCTGTGTTTTATTGATTGTTCTTCTAGCCTGTTCTGCCCTAATTTCTGGTGCCGAAGTGGCTTTCTTTTCATTAACGCCTTCTGATTTTGAAACAAATCAAGAAAAAGCAATCATCAAAAAACTCGGTATTGTTGAGAGTTTATTGGGAAGACCTAAGAAATTACTAGCCACTATTTTAGTCGCGAATAATTTTATAAACATTGCTATCGTCTTAATATTTGACTCTTTGAGTGATGTTTTTTTTGCAGGAATTCAATCTAATTTTTACGGAATTGACGTTCGTTTTATCGTGGAAGTGGGCGTTGTTACCTTCTTTATTTTGCTTTTTGGTGAAATACTTCCGAAAATATACGCAAACCGTAACCGAGTTTCATTCGCGGTTTTTATGGCACAACCGCTTAATGTTTTAGACACTTTGCTTTCGCCAATAAGTTTGCCAATGCGCTCTGCCACTATTTATCTTCACGATCGTTACGGAAAACAAAAATCCAACATTAGCGTGGATCATCTTTCACAAGCACTTGAACTTTCCAATCAAGACACAACTTTTGAGGAACAGAAAATTCTTCAAGGAATTGTAACCTTCGGAAATACGGATACCAAGCAGGTTATGAAAAACCGTATGGATATTTTTGCCTTAAACGAAGACCAGTCTTTCAAAGAAATTTTGCCAGAAATCATCCAGCGAGGCTATTCCCGAATTCCAGTTTATAAAGACAATATTGACAACATTACCGGAATTCTTTATGTGAAAGATTTGATTCCCTACACAGATCGAAAAATTTTAGATTGGAAAACCTTGCAACGCAAAGCCTATTTTGTTCCCGAAAACAAAAAATTAGACGATTTGCTGAATGAATTCAAAGAAATGAAAATGCACCTCGCCATCGTTGTAGACGAATACGGCGGAACGAGCGGATTGATTTCTTTGGAAGATATTATTGAAGAAATTGTAGGCGAAATAAGTGATGAGTTTGATGACGAGGATTTAATTTTCTCAAAACTAGACGACAACACCTTTGTTTTCGAAGGAAAAACTCCGTTGAAAGATTTTTACAAAGTAATAAAACCAGAAGACCCAGAAATTTTTGAAGATGAAAAAGGCGAAGCTGAAACTTTAGCTGGTTTTCTATTAGAAATTTCAAAAGGCTTTCCGAAGAAAAACGAAGTAATATCTTTCCACAATTATGCGTTTACCATTGAAGCGTTCGAGGGCAAGCGCATCAAACAAATAAAACTTACCATTGAAAATAAATAG
- a CDS encoding single-stranded DNA-binding protein: MNGTLNKVMLIGHTGDDVKMHFFEGGNSIGRFPLATNESYTNKTTNERVTTTEWHNIIVRNKAAEICEKYLKKGDKVYIEGRIKTNKWQDDKGIDRYSTEIHCTDFNFLSPKDENNSASNSNTTQKPQSKAEPQNNNSTSEEEDDLPF; encoded by the coding sequence ATGAATGGAACTTTAAATAAAGTGATGCTTATTGGGCATACCGGAGATGATGTAAAAATGCACTTTTTTGAAGGCGGAAATAGTATTGGTCGTTTTCCGCTTGCCACAAATGAATCCTATACAAACAAAACCACAAACGAGCGAGTAACCACAACTGAATGGCACAATATTATAGTTCGCAACAAAGCTGCCGAAATATGTGAAAAGTACTTGAAAAAAGGAGATAAAGTTTATATTGAAGGAAGAATTAAAACCAATAAATGGCAAGACGATAAGGGAATTGATAGATATAGCACCGAAATTCATTGTACAGATTTCAACTTTTTATCACCCAAAGACGAAAACAATAGCGCTTCAAACAGCAATACAACCCAGAAACCTCAGTCAAAAGCAGAGCCGCAAAACAATAATTCAACTTCTGAAGAAGAGGATGATCTTCCTTTTTAA
- the mutY gene encoding A/G-specific adenine glycosylase, with protein MPKKVPHFSKILIAWYLQNKRDLPWRNTTNPYRIWLSEIMLQQTRVLQGLPYYLKFVEAYPKVEDLANAPEDDVLKLWQGLGYYSRARNLHATAKIVSEEMNGTFPNNYNDLLKLKGVGDYTASAIASISFNQPEAVVDGNVYRVLSRYFGIPTPINTTPGQKEFKQLAQQLIDKKEPGTFNQAIMEFGARFCVPQSPDCGNCIFNDSCVAFQQKKVTELPVKIKAKPVKNRFFNYLVVLSENERTILQQRTGKGIWQKLYEFPLIETSEEINISELQNFPQFRTFSENLNIENISLFNEKPVIHKLSHQHLNTRFWIVETSEEKENTVPISEVKNYAVPVLIADFVSEFFENY; from the coding sequence ATGCCGAAAAAAGTTCCTCATTTCTCCAAAATACTCATTGCGTGGTATTTACAAAATAAACGTGATTTGCCGTGGCGAAATACTACAAATCCATACCGCATTTGGCTTTCAGAAATAATGCTTCAGCAAACCCGCGTTCTACAAGGTTTGCCGTATTATTTAAAGTTTGTTGAAGCCTACCCAAAAGTAGAAGATTTAGCCAATGCGCCAGAAGATGATGTGCTAAAACTTTGGCAAGGGCTGGGCTATTACTCCCGTGCCAGAAACTTGCACGCAACAGCAAAAATTGTCTCGGAAGAAATGAATGGTACTTTCCCCAACAATTACAATGACCTATTAAAGCTAAAAGGTGTGGGCGATTATACAGCTAGTGCAATAGCAAGCATCTCCTTCAATCAACCTGAAGCAGTTGTTGATGGAAATGTATATCGCGTACTTTCACGATATTTTGGAATTCCCACTCCTATTAATACAACCCCTGGACAAAAAGAATTCAAACAACTTGCCCAACAATTGATTGATAAAAAAGAGCCTGGAACTTTTAATCAAGCCATTATGGAGTTTGGAGCGCGTTTCTGTGTGCCGCAAAGCCCAGACTGCGGAAACTGCATTTTTAATGATAGCTGCGTCGCGTTTCAGCAGAAAAAAGTGACGGAGCTTCCTGTAAAGATTAAAGCGAAACCCGTGAAAAATAGGTTTTTCAATTATTTGGTAGTTCTTTCTGAAAATGAACGAACCATCCTTCAACAGCGCACCGGTAAAGGAATTTGGCAGAAGCTATATGAATTTCCTTTAATCGAAACTTCGGAAGAAATTAATATTTCAGAATTGCAAAACTTTCCGCAGTTTCGAACCTTTTCAGAAAATCTAAATATTGAAAACATTTCTCTTTTCAACGAAAAACCGGTGATCCACAAACTATCGCATCAACATCTAAACACGCGGTTTTGGATTGTTGAGACTTCCGAAGAAAAAGAAAATACTGTTCCTATATCCGAAGTAAAAAACTATGCAGTTCCAGTTTTGATTGCAGATTTTGTTTCGGAGTTTTTTGAAAATTATTGA
- a CDS encoding HU family DNA-binding protein, whose amino-acid sequence MTKADIVAKISEKLGMEKNEVQATVETFMEEVKNSLEGGDNVYLRGFGSFIIKTRAEKTGRNISKNTTIKIPAHNIPAFKPAKVFVEGVKTNVDVK is encoded by the coding sequence ATGACGAAAGCAGATATCGTAGCAAAGATTTCAGAAAAACTAGGAATGGAAAAGAATGAAGTACAAGCTACAGTTGAAACCTTTATGGAAGAAGTGAAAAACTCTTTAGAAGGTGGAGACAATGTGTACTTAAGAGGTTTTGGAAGTTTTATCATCAAAACAAGAGCTGAAAAAACAGGAAGAAACATTTCTAAAAACACAACGATTAAGATTCCAGCCCACAATATTCCGGCTTTTAAACCTGCAAAAGTATTTGTTGAAGGTGTAAAAACTAACGTGGACGTAAAATAA
- a CDS encoding Rne/Rng family ribonuclease encodes MNNELFIRSGSQEVDFALLKDGRLIELHKEEEGNNFTVGDIFLAKIRKTVPGLNAAFVNVGYEKDGFLHYHDLGPKVLSQLKFVKSATSGKLKDFSLTNFPFEKEIDKHGNLNDALKSNQSILVQIVKEPISTKGPRISSELSIAGRYIVLVPFSDRVSVSQKIESTEEKDRLKRLITSIKPKGFGVIIRTVAEGKKVAELDKDLQNLTERWTAMCKKLQGAHHPSKVLSELNRGASIIRDMFNDSFSAIHIDDETLYLQIKDYVQEIAPKKDNIVKFYDSNVPMFEKFGIERQIKTSFGKTVSGSKGAYLVIEHTEAMHVIDVNSGNRSNKQKTQEGTALEVNLIAATEVARQLRLRDMGGIIVVDFIDLANATHRKQLYNHLRDEMKDDRAKHKILPPSKFGLIQITRQRVRPEMNIKTREEDPNANGSGGDENGEIEAPIIVINRINEEVKRLFKKDYKKITLDTHPFIAAFLTKGFPSVRTKWFLEHKKWVKIQPRDAYTYLEYHFHDKDGELIK; translated from the coding sequence GTGAACAACGAATTATTTATTAGATCCGGTTCACAAGAAGTTGATTTTGCCCTTTTAAAGGATGGAAGACTTATAGAGCTTCACAAAGAAGAAGAAGGTAACAATTTTACGGTTGGCGATATATTTCTCGCTAAAATCCGTAAAACAGTTCCTGGGCTTAACGCCGCCTTTGTGAATGTAGGTTACGAGAAAGATGGTTTTTTACACTATCACGATCTTGGACCAAAAGTGCTTTCGCAATTAAAATTTGTGAAAAGTGCCACTTCAGGTAAGTTAAAGGATTTTTCCTTAACTAATTTTCCATTCGAAAAAGAGATTGATAAGCACGGCAACTTAAATGATGCCTTAAAAAGCAATCAATCCATCTTGGTTCAAATTGTAAAAGAACCCATTTCCACTAAAGGACCACGTATTAGTTCCGAGCTTTCTATAGCTGGAAGATATATTGTTTTGGTTCCGTTTTCCGATAGAGTTTCTGTTTCACAAAAAATAGAAAGTACCGAAGAAAAAGACAGGTTAAAACGCTTGATAACAAGCATTAAACCAAAAGGATTTGGCGTAATTATACGCACCGTGGCTGAGGGCAAAAAAGTAGCAGAACTGGACAAAGATTTACAGAACCTTACCGAACGCTGGACGGCGATGTGTAAGAAGCTACAAGGGGCGCACCACCCTTCAAAAGTGCTGAGCGAGCTAAACAGGGGAGCTTCTATTATCCGCGATATGTTTAACGATTCATTCTCCGCAATACATATTGACGACGAAACCCTATACTTGCAAATAAAAGATTATGTGCAGGAAATTGCACCAAAAAAAGACAATATCGTAAAGTTTTATGACTCCAATGTTCCGATGTTTGAAAAATTCGGAATTGAAAGGCAGATCAAGACTTCCTTCGGAAAAACAGTATCAGGTAGCAAAGGAGCTTATTTGGTAATTGAACACACCGAAGCAATGCACGTAATAGACGTGAACAGCGGTAACCGAAGCAACAAGCAAAAAACACAAGAAGGCACAGCGCTAGAAGTGAATTTAATTGCAGCCACCGAGGTGGCAAGACAGCTAAGGTTGCGCGATATGGGAGGAATTATTGTGGTGGATTTTATTGATTTGGCAAACGCCACTCACCGCAAACAGCTCTACAATCATCTTCGTGATGAAATGAAGGATGACAGAGCAAAACACAAAATTCTGCCCCCAAGTAAATTTGGATTGATACAAATAACCAGACAGCGAGTTCGTCCAGAGATGAACATTAAAACGCGAGAGGAAGATCCAAATGCAAACGGAAGCGGCGGCGATGAAAATGGTGAAATAGAAGCACCAATCATTGTTATCAATAGAATAAATGAAGAGGTGAAACGCCTTTTCAAAAAAGACTATAAAAAGATAACGTTAGATACGCATCCTTTTATAGCGGCCTTTTTAACCAAAGGTTTCCCAAGTGTTAGGACCAAATGGTTTTTGGAACACAAAAAATGGGTAAAAATTCAACCTCGAGATGCTTACACGTATCTTGAATATCATTTTCACGATAAAGATGGTGAATTGATTAAATAA
- a CDS encoding regulatory protein RecX, protein MEPRKTYTVDEAQKRMERYCAYQERCHKEVHQKLYEMRMIPLAIDEIIDHLLRHNFLNETRFAQAFARGKFRVKKWGRNRIVNELKMRQISTFNIKIALKEIPDSEYYKTFEALAEKRLKQLVSEKDLQKKRKKLADYLFYRGWESELVYGKVGEIMKRKS, encoded by the coding sequence ATGGAACCTCGTAAAACATACACTGTAGATGAAGCCCAGAAACGAATGGAACGCTACTGCGCCTATCAAGAGCGTTGCCATAAGGAAGTGCATCAAAAACTCTATGAAATGCGTATGATTCCTCTCGCAATAGATGAAATAATTGATCACTTGCTGCGTCACAATTTTCTAAATGAAACCCGTTTTGCGCAAGCTTTTGCCCGTGGAAAATTTAGAGTAAAAAAATGGGGAAGAAATAGGATTGTAAATGAATTGAAAATGCGGCAAATTTCAACTTTCAACATTAAAATTGCTTTAAAGGAAATACCTGATTCTGAATATTATAAAACTTTTGAAGCTTTGGCTGAAAAGCGGTTGAAGCAATTAGTTTCAGAAAAAGATCTTCAGAAAAAACGCAAGAAACTGGCGGATTATCTTTTTTATCGTGGATGGGAGAGTGAATTGGTTTACGGGAAGGTTGGGGAGATTATGAAAAGAAAGAGCTAA
- a CDS encoding DUF6646 family protein produces the protein MKTLVALLALLFFQFSFGQAYSGKGDVKFQVGANFQNNGTGIMGSLDFGLGENISVGVASAYLLGVEKVRDLEGNETPFAKFDDRFDLKARFNANLGNVINVDENFDIYPGLYASLKNFGGHLGARYFFTSGFGVFTEVSVPISKYNTDSLTPAEKLHNQVSVNVGASFNI, from the coding sequence ATGAAAACACTTGTAGCTTTATTAGCGCTTCTATTTTTCCAGTTCAGTTTCGGACAAGCCTACAGCGGAAAAGGCGATGTGAAATTTCAAGTTGGCGCAAACTTTCAAAATAACGGCACAGGAATTATGGGCAGTCTTGATTTTGGTTTAGGTGAAAACATATCCGTTGGCGTAGCTTCAGCCTATCTTTTAGGAGTTGAAAAAGTTAGAGATTTGGAAGGAAATGAAACACCTTTCGCAAAGTTCGACGATCGTTTTGACCTAAAGGCCCGTTTCAACGCCAATCTTGGAAATGTGATAAATGTTGATGAGAATTTTGATATATATCCTGGGCTTTATGCCAGTTTAAAAAACTTTGGAGGCCATTTGGGAGCTCGATATTTTTTTACCAGCGGCTTTGGCGTTTTTACGGAAGTGAGTGTTCCTATTTCAAAATACAATACAGATTCATTAACGCCTGCTGAAAAACTGCACAACCAAGTTTCGGTTAATGTTGGGGCTTCGTTTAATATTTAG
- a CDS encoding cupin-like domain-containing protein — MQLKEIDKVETITKEDFLKNYFKPQKPVVIERFAEDWPAFTKWDLDYMANVAGDKTVPLYDNRPVSHEDGFNEPHKKMIMRDYVELLKKEPTKYRIFLWNILKEVPQLQKDFNYPDFGLKLMKGLPMLFFGGRDSYTFMHYDIDLANIFHFHFQGKKEVILFDQAQNDYLYKIPHSLIVREDIDFHNPDFNKWPALKKANGYIANLEHGNVLYMPEGYWHYMRYITPGFSMSLRAIARNPKNLAKAVYNIGVMRYFDQFMRKLKGQKWIDWKNEQAIVRTNKAL; from the coding sequence ATGCAGTTAAAGGAAATAGACAAGGTAGAAACCATTACTAAGGAAGATTTTCTGAAAAATTATTTTAAACCCCAAAAACCTGTTGTTATTGAACGGTTTGCGGAGGACTGGCCTGCTTTTACCAAATGGGACCTAGATTATATGGCAAACGTAGCCGGAGATAAAACGGTTCCGCTTTATGACAATCGTCCAGTGAGTCACGAAGATGGTTTCAACGAGCCGCATAAAAAGATGATAATGCGCGACTATGTGGAACTCTTAAAAAAAGAACCCACAAAATATCGCATCTTTCTTTGGAATATTTTAAAAGAAGTACCACAGCTTCAAAAAGATTTTAACTACCCAGATTTTGGTTTAAAGTTGATGAAAGGCCTGCCAATGCTCTTTTTCGGCGGAAGGGATTCTTACACTTTTATGCACTATGATATTGATTTGGCAAACATCTTCCATTTTCACTTCCAAGGAAAAAAAGAAGTAATTCTTTTTGACCAAGCTCAAAATGATTATTTGTACAAAATTCCACACTCGTTAATCGTCCGCGAAGACATAGATTTCCATAATCCCGATTTTAACAAATGGCCAGCCTTAAAAAAAGCAAACGGCTACATTGCAAACTTGGAACACGGCAACGTTTTATATATGCCTGAAGGCTATTGGCATTATATGCGCTACATCACACCAGGATTTTCAATGAGTTTGAGAGCAATCGCTAGAAACCCAAAAAATTTAGCCAAGGCCGTTTACAACATTGGTGTTATGCGTTATTTTGATCAATTTATGCGAAAATTAAAAGGTCAAAAATGGATTGATTGGAAAAACGAACAAGCCATTGTTCGCACCAATAAAGCATTGTAA
- a CDS encoding F0F1 ATP synthase subunit epsilon, with the protein MYLEIVTPEASLVAGEVESITVPGVEGEFQMLNNHAPIVSVLQEGKVKFKGNPTIAEAFKGKFTQEDGKWVLPISGGTVECNNNRVMVLAD; encoded by the coding sequence ATGTACTTAGAAATAGTAACCCCCGAAGCATCCTTAGTTGCTGGAGAAGTAGAAAGCATAACCGTTCCTGGTGTGGAAGGTGAATTTCAAATGCTGAATAATCACGCTCCTATTGTTTCTGTTTTGCAGGAAGGAAAAGTGAAGTTTAAAGGAAACCCAACTATTGCGGAAGCTTTTAAAGGTAAATTCACACAAGAAGATGGAAAATGGGTATTACCTATTTCTGGCGGAACTGTTGAATGTAACAATAATCGTGTGATGGTTTTGGCAGATTAA
- the atpD gene encoding F0F1 ATP synthase subunit beta, with protein sequence MSQSIGKVAQIIGPVVDVAFDSGSELPKIYDSLEVNNNGNLLVLEVQSHIGESMVRTISMDSTDGLSRGVDAVATGAPIQMPIGDDVYGRLFNVIGDAIDGIGNLPKAGDNGLPIHRDAPRFEDLSTSTEVLFTGIKVIDLIEPYAKGGKIGLFGGAGVGKTVLIQELINNIAKGHGGLSVFAGVGERTREGNDLLREMLESGIIKYGDDFMHSMENGGWDLSKVDKEAMKESKATFVFGQMNEPPGARARVALSGLTIAEYFRDGAGEGQGKDVLFFVDNIFRFTQAGSEVSALLGRMPSAVGYQPTLATEMGAMQERITSTKRGSITSVQAVYVPADDLTDPAPATTFAHLDATTVLSRKIAELGIYPAVDPLDSTSRILTEAILGKEHYDCAQRVKELLQRYKELQDIIAILGMEELSEEDKLAVGRARRVQRFLSQPFHVAEQFTGIPGVLVDIKETIKGFNMIMDGELDKLPESAFNLKGTIEEAIAAGEKMLAEV encoded by the coding sequence ATGTCACAAAGCATAGGAAAAGTTGCACAGATTATTGGCCCGGTAGTTGACGTTGCGTTTGATAGCGGATCGGAACTTCCAAAAATATACGACTCGTTAGAGGTAAACAACAACGGAAACCTTTTGGTTCTTGAAGTTCAATCTCACATTGGTGAAAGCATGGTTCGTACCATATCAATGGATTCTACAGATGGTTTAAGCCGTGGTGTAGATGCTGTTGCAACTGGAGCGCCTATTCAAATGCCAATTGGCGATGATGTTTACGGTCGACTTTTCAACGTAATTGGCGATGCTATTGATGGTATTGGAAACTTGCCTAAAGCTGGCGACAACGGTCTTCCAATTCACCGTGATGCCCCAAGATTCGAAGATCTTTCAACTTCTACCGAAGTTCTTTTCACAGGTATTAAAGTAATTGACCTTATTGAGCCTTACGCAAAAGGTGGTAAAATTGGTCTATTCGGTGGTGCTGGTGTAGGTAAAACGGTACTTATTCAAGAGTTGATTAACAATATTGCGAAAGGTCACGGTGGTCTTTCAGTTTTCGCTGGTGTAGGAGAACGTACTCGTGAGGGTAATGACTTACTTCGCGAAATGCTTGAGTCTGGTATTATAAAATACGGTGATGACTTTATGCACTCTATGGAAAATGGTGGATGGGATCTTTCAAAAGTTGACAAAGAGGCTATGAAAGAATCTAAAGCTACTTTTGTGTTCGGACAGATGAACGAGCCACCTGGAGCACGTGCACGTGTTGCGCTTTCAGGACTTACCATTGCTGAGTATTTCCGTGACGGAGCTGGCGAAGGTCAAGGGAAAGACGTTCTTTTCTTCGTAGATAACATTTTCCGTTTTACACAAGCAGGTTCTGAGGTTTCTGCACTTCTTGGGCGTATGCCTTCTGCGGTAGGTTACCAACCAACTTTGGCAACAGAGATGGGTGCGATGCAAGAGCGTATTACTTCAACTAAAAGAGGTTCTATTACTTCTGTACAGGCGGTTTATGTACCTGCGGATGATTTAACGGATCCAGCACCGGCAACAACGTTTGCTCACTTGGATGCTACAACCGTACTTTCACGTAAAATTGCTGAGCTTGGTATTTATCCAGCGGTGGATCCATTGGATTCTACTTCTAGAATTCTTACTGAAGCAATTCTTGGAAAAGAGCATTACGATTGCGCACAAAGAGTAAAAGAGCTTTTACAGCGTTATAAAGAATTACAAGATATTATCGCTATTCTTGGGATGGAAGAACTTTCCGAAGAAGATAAATTGGCCGTAGGTCGCGCGCGTCGTGTACAGCGTTTCCTTTCTCAGCCTTTCCACGTAGCGGAGCAGTTTACAGGTATTCCTGGAGTTTTGGTTGACATTAAAGAAACAATAAAAGGTTTCAATATGATTATGGATGGCGAATTGGATAAACTTCCAGAATCTGCCTTCAACCTTAAAGGAACTATCGAAGAAGCAATCGCCGCTGGTGAGAAAATGCTTGCTGAAGTTTAA